One stretch of Lucilia cuprina isolate Lc7/37 chromosome 6, ASM2204524v1, whole genome shotgun sequence DNA includes these proteins:
- the LOC124421014 gene encoding apolipoprotein D-like, translating into MLNNYFLTLTILIAASTLIPAQIITPGSCPHNIQVVENFDVNKYLGKWYEYAKYPVHFEKNGKCIWAEYTLNNQNSIKVKNALINENTNIYSDIMGSATLVSNAKLLVKFPVSPVITVSSNYWILATDYDNYAVVYSCIPKSDNSHGTIVWILTRQPIPQPNIVEKSMDILKQNNISLQELKVTNQISCSEGNV; encoded by the exons atgttaaataatta TTTTTTAACTCTAACAATTTTAATTGCCGCTTCGACTTTGATCCCGGCACAAATCATTACTCCCGGTAGCTGTCCCCACAATATACAAgttgtagaaaattttgatgTTAACAAATATCTGGGCAAATGGTATGAATATGCCAAATATCCTGTACATTTTGAGAAGAATGGTAAATGTATTTGGGCGGAATACACCCTAAATAATCAAAATAGTATTAAGGTTAAAAATGccttaataaatgaaaa taCGAACATATATTCGGATATTATGGGTTCAGCTACTTTAGTTTCAAATGCTAAATTATTGGTTAAATTCCCTGTTTCACCGGTTATTACAGTTTCCAGCAATTATTGGATTTTGGCTACAGATTATGACAATTATGCTGTAGTTTATTCATGTATTCCCAAGTCAGATAATTCTCATGGCA ctaTTGTTTGGATTTTGACACGCCAACCTATACCGCAGCCAAATATTGTTGAAAAGTCTATGGATATTCTGAAGCAGAACAACATTTCTTTGCAGGAATTAAAAGTCACCAATCAGATTTCTTGTTCTGAAggaaatgtttaa
- the LOC124420652 gene encoding uncharacterized protein LOC124420652: MKKQDLYAELEEYESTSSKPTVEPTVRIKCLSGSMLITIKDAPVNHENNLFSGMIYPKGLSKNSTCLTEYRDHDGPLRYKLPLRSCNTMPQETVS, from the exons atgaaaaaac aAGATCTTTATGCTGAACTAGAAGAATATGAAAGCACATCCTCAAAACCCACAGTAGAACCAACAGTGAGAATAAAATGTTTATCCGGTTCGATGTTAATAACTATCAAAGATGCCCCTGTTAATCACGAAAATAATCTATTTAGTGGCATGATATATCCCAAGGGTTTATCGAAGAATTCAACATGTCTAACGGAATATAG AGATCATGACGGTCCCTTACGTTATAAATTACCACTACGTAGTTGTAATACCATGCCTCAAGAGACGGTAAGTTAG